Sequence from the Festucalex cinctus isolate MCC-2025b chromosome 21, RoL_Fcin_1.0, whole genome shotgun sequence genome:
AACTTCATGTCGGTCTCATAGGAGGACAACGGGGTGAAGCTGATCGACCCCATGGGTGAGATGGCGACGCCCGCCTGGGAGGGCCACGCCACACGGCTGGCCAACGCAGAGCAGCAGGAGTTGCTTTCGGTGCTGGAGGACATCGTGGAGAAAGAGGACATCAACAAGAACCAGGGAGCCTTCGTGTTTGTGGGCAAAGACACCAGGTGCAGTGGAATTGCTGATAATCTTGGTCATTTACTATAtaagcattttattattattattattgtttaaaaattctaagCGGTCCTTCACGTGttacttcatatttttttaggCTAAGcctaaaatttattaaattgctcagaatttttttaaaatcaatttctttattttttggctTATGCAAAGCATAAAGCCAAAAAAAGGATTTGGCATTTGCTATAAACAGGAATATCCTAGTTTTGgaataagcagcaaaatgcacccgtttttatccacctcatggggtggccattttgccaatcaTGTTATCATGGATCAacttcaggaaacaggtgagccgtgattagtcgttacctgcggcctgagcaactgtgacgtcatgttcagttgacagcaattggcaaaatggccgccatgctcTCGCCTTCGTGCCTCCTCTTTTctgctcacccctccccttctctgcttagcaaaaaaaaaaaaaaaaaaaagcctcttggGAGCAGtgtttttatagttttggaatttttattagATTGCTcggattttttaaatcaatttcttGAATTTCTTTTTTGCTATAAACAGGCATTatggttttggaatttttcattttagttagtttttattttattttgagtgttttttttttttaacttagttttagttagtttttatggcagttttgtcagtttttattagttttagttatttaataaatgattagttttagttcagttttatttagtttcagtattatttttagttttttttttttttttaaatgtgtattacttgtgtgcaatattcaaaaaacacaaaaacgaaggacatttttgctataattatagttagtgttgtaaacataaaatgtagtttcagttagttttcattttttaaaaagcattttcgtttttatttcattttgttaacgaaattgttttttttaaattttagttcaagttttttcgttagttttagttcactaaaataaccttggttatTCCAAATTATTTAGGCTAAGCCTAAAATTGATtaatttgcttggatttttttttttttttaaatcaatttgtttattttttttaggcttaTGCAAAGCATAAAATTTTTCAGTTTGCTATAAATATATGTGTACGTGTTTCTACACTATTTATGGTCATATATCTGCTTAAACGGCAATGACTGTATGACTATCAATATCAATTCTCTTTGtgttttagtttgacagtaaacttgaaCTGGAAGTATCAATAAACTAAATGTACACAGGAGCAGCAGTGCCAGCCTGTCACAAGCAGTACTGGACGGCGTGTCGTCATTGGGAGGACGCAGCAAAGGTCGGCGTCACTCGCCCGTACAGTCGGGTGTATATCTTTAAGTTTGAAATCATAACCTTTTGGCCGTGCGTCTGTCCAATAAGATTACGGCTTGGTGACCACCCCGCAGCTCCACTACATGGTTTGCTGTCACAACACGCAGGGACGCTACGGCGAGGCCACGCTGGAAGGATACTACAGGAAACTGTGCCAGGCGTTCATCGAGCTCACCAAAAATGTAAGCCGCTCGCGTTGGATTGTTTGTAGGCAGTCAAAGTACCGGTAAGTTAATTCCCGTCTTGTGCGTAGACCCCCAACCGTACCGACGACCAGAAGCACCTGGCCGTGGACGGCGCCAACGGCATCGGCGCGCTGAAGCTGCGCGAGATGGAGCGTCACCTCAAGAGGGAGTTGCAAATTTCACTCTTCAATGAAGGCCACGGGAAACTCAACCACCAGTGCGGCGCCGACTTTGTCAAAGTGCAGCAAAAGCCGCCCACAGGTGAGATTTGGAGCCTTGGGGATTTTGGATGTtgacttttgattgacattgtCAGGGAATGTGTCAAATaggagcaattagcatttatGCTGTTATGTTAAAgggttaccgtattttccgcactataaggcgcactgcattataaggcgcaccttcaatgaattacatattttaaaactttttccatatataaggcgctacagtagagtacagttgaggctggggttactttatgcatccattataatggatgcataatgaaagggaatgtcaataaaacagtcagataggtcagtcaaactttattaatagattacaaaccagctttctgacaactccatttactcccaaaatgaataaacagctgttttattattttctctgaggtaaagcattagtattagctagcgatccaagacggcgggatcttctgcgcatgcgcgtcatcgatcgtgcagggtcaccgatagcgtattgacagcgagacctgttgcggctcaatattgatccatatataaggcgcactggattataaggcgcatggtcagcttttgaaaaaattgaaggcttttaggtgcgccttatagtgcggaaaatatggtacttcacttatttagcccattatagcaataataagttaatattttgtcaataattaatttgatactttcattgtttttcacgtacaattagtacctttaaaaacacattttgcaacttgttgtcgactgaaaatgacatcacaagggctcaggtaaccaatcacagctcacctgttttctaggtttggtcatgtgacattcacaagctgagctgtgattggttggttacctgagcccttgtgatgtcattttcagtcgacagcaagttgcaaaatgtgttgttcaaagtactaattgtacatgaaaaataatgaaaatatcaaatttattatcagcaaaatattaatgtttgactgacaTAAATGGCTAATtcagtaaagtatctctttaatttttatactgtatttttattttatacagaattttttttagtttatattttttcttattccTGATTTTAATGTATCtatttttgaaatgtgtttaattaaatttttacattagtttattcattttacttaagtttttttaattgtatttttcatgtattttatcttttttaatttatattttttgtctctgattaacatgtttatttatataaatgtatattttatttttttttattttttagtgtttagaattttttatttctgtattaaTTATGGcgtatttacattttatatcttataatttattttgatttacaaTTTTTATATCTTGTTTAATTATTCTGTATTATCTTATATTCTATGAGGGTAATTATGTATGATagtttttgtaaaatattttaatttacatttttcaacaatacatatttagaattttttaaatctttaaaaaattaaaatatttattttactatttcattgccatattattgaaatatattatcatacaatttcaaaatgtttttaatatgatacaaataaacttttccagattactttttttgtaaaatgttttaatttacatATTTCCACAATACAGAATATTTagtatttttacaaatattatttaaaaataaaacatttattttactatttaattGCCACATTATTGAAATATATTATCATacactttcaaaatgtttttaatcggATGCTAGTAAACTTTTCaagatgatttttcttttttttgtttttgcactgaTTCAAATTCTGTCCTTGTTTTTTCCCTATCACATCAGGTTTTCGtaacaatataaaaacaataatataacCTGTAATTTATttagtaaaatgtaatttcttcgGGGTTCTGTTGTAGGCGTGAAAGTCCAAACCGGCGAGCGCTGCTGCTCATTTGACGGCGACGCCGATCGAATCGTTTATTACTACACCGACTCCGAAGGCCGTTTCCACCTACTGGACGGAGACAAGATAGCGACGCTCATCAGCACCTTCCTCAAAGAGCTGCTCACGCAGGTACCAATGAAATCAataccaattattattattatttttttttcccccccactgcTAATAAGCGTGCGTATGCTTCTTCCAGGCCGGCCTAAATTTGAAGATCGCTGTGGTGCAAACCGCGTACGCTAACGGCAGCTCCACGCGCTACCTGGAGGACACCATGAAAGTGAGCAAACGTGTTAGGACGTTGACacgcacgaaaaaaaaaaaaaggaacgctAACGGGCTTTTTCCGTGCTCAGGTGATTGTGAGGTGCACAAAGACGGGAGTGAAGCACCTCCATCATGCGGCGCAGGAATTTGACACCAGCGTTTACTTTGAGGCTAACGGCCACGGGACGGTAAGCGACCTTGATGAATTACAACTAGATTTATCTAATTTCCCCCcttttgctaaccaaaacagtagCACTACTGAGGTATTAAAGCAGTCTCGAAAATTAGCTAAAAAATTGTAGCTATCGAGTAAAAccaactataaaaataaacagtcaataaaatacaagtaatataaaaaatacattaaaataatttaaaaatagaaataaaaataaaatttaaaaaaaaaaaaaaaaaacacgaaaagaCCCCAAGGACCACACAATCACGCACACTCATTCAGTGACAACGTGTGTTCAGGTGTTGTTCAGCCGTGCAGCCGAGGAAAAGATCCGGCAACTGGCGGAGGACGTCAACGCAGATGACAGCAGgaagagggcggccattttactgcAGCACACCATCAACGTCACCAACCAGGTACTACGATAAAAAATTGACCAATGGAGTTATTTGAAGCTAACTGCTGTTGTGCGCTCTTCCTCCTATAGACAGTAGGTGACGCCATTTCTGACATGCTGCTGATCGAGGCGATATTGGCCTTGAAGGGAATGACGGTGCAGCAATGGGACGCCATCTACACCGACCTGCCCAACAGGCAGCTGAAAGTCAAGGTAAGGCAAACGACCCATTACTTTTGTCCATCACATCATAGTAAACGTCAAGTGATACGGTGGCCTGTTTGTGCGCGTGCGACAGGTGTCGGACCGGCGAGTGATCGACACGACCGACGCCGAGAGACGCGCGGCGAGCCCGGCGGGCCTGCAGGACGCCATCGACGCCTCGGTGGCCAAGTACGGACGCGCTCGCTCCTTCGTGAGGCCGTCCGGCACCGAGGACGTGGTCCGAGTTTACGCTGAGGCCGACACTCAGGTGAGGACAGATTCAACCTGCAAGTCGCGTACACTCTGCggatgtttttcattttatttgatttgatttttattgtttttgttttttccaggaGAGCGCTGACTCGTTGGCACATGAAGTGAGCCTTGCGGTGTATCGCCTCGCTGGCGGGGTGGGAGAGGAACCAAAACCTT
This genomic interval carries:
- the pgm3 gene encoding phosphoacetylglucosamine mutase isoform X2, producing MMACFEEVSKLSEVHPKPPGLVLQYGTAGFRTNASFLDHVMFRMGLLATLRSKQTKSAIGVMVTASHNPEEDNGVKLIDPMGEMATPAWEGHATRLANAEQQELLSVLEDIVEKEDINKNQGAFVFVGKDTRSSSASLSQAVLDGVSSLGGRSKDYGLVTTPQLHYMVCCHNTQGRYGEATLEGYYRKLCQAFIELTKNTPNRTDDQKHLAVDGANGIGALKLREMERHLKRELQISLFNEGHGKLNHQCGADFVKVQQKPPTGVKVQTGERCCSFDGDADRIVYYYTDSEGRFHLLDGDKIATLISTFLKELLTQAGLNLKIAVVQTAYANGSSTRYLEDTMKVIVRCTKTGVKHLHHAAQEFDTSVYFEANGHGTVLFSRAAEEKIRQLAEDVNADDSRKRAAILLQHTINVTNQTVGDAISDMLLIEAILALKGMTVQQWDAIYTDLPNRQLKVKVSDRRVIDTTDAERRAASPAGLQDAIDASVAKYGRARSFVRPSGTEDVVRVYAEADTQESADSLAHEVSLAVYRLAGGVGEEPKPLH
- the pgm3 gene encoding phosphoacetylglucosamine mutase isoform X1, coding for MEFELCLSLMACFEEVSKLSEVHPKPPGLVLQYGTAGFRTNASFLDHVMFRMGLLATLRSKQTKSAIGVMVTASHNPEEDNGVKLIDPMGEMATPAWEGHATRLANAEQQELLSVLEDIVEKEDINKNQGAFVFVGKDTRSSSASLSQAVLDGVSSLGGRSKDYGLVTTPQLHYMVCCHNTQGRYGEATLEGYYRKLCQAFIELTKNTPNRTDDQKHLAVDGANGIGALKLREMERHLKRELQISLFNEGHGKLNHQCGADFVKVQQKPPTGVKVQTGERCCSFDGDADRIVYYYTDSEGRFHLLDGDKIATLISTFLKELLTQAGLNLKIAVVQTAYANGSSTRYLEDTMKVIVRCTKTGVKHLHHAAQEFDTSVYFEANGHGTVLFSRAAEEKIRQLAEDVNADDSRKRAAILLQHTINVTNQTVGDAISDMLLIEAILALKGMTVQQWDAIYTDLPNRQLKVKVSDRRVIDTTDAERRAASPAGLQDAIDASVAKYGRARSFVRPSGTEDVVRVYAEADTQESADSLAHEVSLAVYRLAGGVGEEPKPLH